A stretch of DNA from Triticum dicoccoides isolate Atlit2015 ecotype Zavitan chromosome 2A, WEW_v2.0, whole genome shotgun sequence:
TTTTAAGGACACTTGTAACTTCCAAGAATACACGCAAGAGTCGACCATAAGCCTCCCCCTAGCCCTCTACTACCTCAACCAACGACCACGATCAGTTTTAGGCGTACGACCGTGTGAAAACCACAAAGTGGAGGAGTGCAGATCAATCATGTTCTCCAGCCATCCGGCCTCTCATGGTCTGCATCGATCCACGGTCACTTATACAAGTGTCTTCTTACCACACTGCAATACTGCATATGAACGCAAGCGCCTCAGATACTAGATACATAGTTTCTAGCGTGTATCCTTAGAGGTGCGATGGCTTACCCATATTGCTGAAAGACAATGAAAAGGGGTAGCAAATAACATCCATGATAGTAGTGATCATATATATGCCTGGCCCACCAATAACGCAGCCTCGTTGCTAATGTCACAGCCGATACTTTCAGATTCTTGGAGCACACTGATAATGTTCGTTATTGGAGGCCTCTTGGTGCGGTCAGGATTCACGCATAATAAACCTACCTGGAGACATTTCTTTATTTGCTTGCAACATGTTTCTAGGGATCCATACCCCGGTGATCTCTGCAACACATTTCTCCATTTCTCAACCATCTGTAGAATCAGAACAAACATGTGCAACTTTAGTGTGTAGAAGATCTAATGTGTCACCGTGTCTGAAAGAAATACCTCCATCTTGAAACGTCAGGAAATTTTCCTTACAAGCTCGATAAAGTCATCTGAAGGTGTTCTAGTAACGTCGGGGTAGTCCCTATGTCCTGTTATGACCTCCAAGATAAGTACACCCAAACTGAATATATCTGATTTTGGTGTCATTGTACCTCCGTGCAAAAATTCCGGTGCCATGTAACCACTGAATCACATAACATATACAATTTTGAAGTATTAAAGCGTCTAATGAAAATACAAACTTCTCATGACAAAAATGCACGGTATTAACAAGTGGCGTCAACTTACAATGTCCCATCACGAGATGAGGTGCAAATAGTTTGTTGACCAAACAGTCTTGACAGACCAAAGTCTGTGATTTTCGGCACCATACCATCATCGAGCAATATGTTTGAAGGTTTTAGGTCCCGGTGAATAATAGGCTTGTCAATTTCTGTATGAAGATGGTGTAAACCATAGCAGATCCCCTCGATAATTTTATAGCGTGTGCTCCAATTAAGTCCAGAAGATTCATCTACATTGGTAATTAGTAGAAGAGCATTCTCACAGATGTCACATGAAAATCTTTGTGGTTGTTCTCTAGATAATATAATCAAGCATGGTGTCTATAAAATTTTACAGCGTGTTCTCAGTTGTCCATTATTGATTGATATCAGCATCAAATGTCTATCCGTTTTTACACTTAATTAGTATATGTGGATAAAATAAGTTTTGCAGAGCAAAGCTCAAACCTCACAAACTAGAATCTCAAACCGAGAAACAACATTCTATATTGAATGACTTACCCGAGATATACTTATCAAGGCTTCCGTTGGGCATATACTCCAAGCAAATTAACTTTTCCACCATCTCAGCAAAAACATATTTCCCCTTGTACTCTAAACACTCATTTTTTGTTTCGTAGCAGTAGCCTACAAATCGCACTATATTGCGGTGCTTAAGCATCATAAGATGATAGACCTCGTTTTCAAATTGTTTCTGGCTTGACATTAAGAAAGACACGATCTTCTTGACAGCAATTGCTTCCCCATTTCGTTGCACTCCCTGTTTAAAAGTCTCACTCTATTAATACATAGTATATGGGTTTGTGGATTAGCTTTATATTGTAGCAAAAAAACAGACAACAACGACATGCTATAATCTTACTACCTTGTATACCACACCGTAACCACCTTGACCAAGGATTCGCTCATCAGAGAAGTTGTTTGTGATTTCTTTCAAATATTGTAATGGTATATCATGCGGTGTTGGACTCTGATCCTCCTGCAACAGTGGTGCCGAGAAGGAGCATATCACATTATCCATCAGCCGATGTGGAGGAGGTTCCGATGCTTTGACAGAGGAATCACTGGTGGCGAGGTATAATTTCAAACCCAACTTCCCACTGACACACCGGAGAAGTGAATGCTTCTGCAGCGTGCGCGTCTCCAACTTGTAATATTGTGATATTACAACATCAGAGAGGTCTGCGATTGTGGAACAAGCAATTTGGACCCCGCCAAGGAAGGAGGAGGATCCGTCACCACCTTCTGTGCCACCTTCTGTGGATTTTTCGACGTGGTAGACATATGCTTCAAGACAAAGCTCGTCAAGAGTTGATGGATCAGACACGTCGAAGTAAAAACGCTCATTCCATACCGGGTTTAGATCATTCTCCCTGATAGCCGTGCAGAGCCGATGTCCATCAAAGCGAAGCTGGACACGGGCGCTCAAGGGACCTTGGCTATCCTTAAGCATCAGGCCACGAGCACCCACAACTTCCACGACAAGCTTATATCTTGGCATTGTGTCTGGCAGTTACGTTGCAGTCTACTAGCCCGTAATGCTGCAAAAGAGAGAAAACATAGTTACTTAGCATCATTGCCTACAAGCGGGAAGGAGTTCATGAAGTGAAGTGGCTCCAAAAGTTTGTAACTGAATCTGGAAAACCATTCGACCTAAATGAGCCGTGAAAAGTGAGATTATATCATAATGCATTAGCATCCTGGATATAAAAGCTGGGCATGACTTAATTTAGGGCATTTTCGATTCACAAGATTTCTAAGATACGGATGAGAAAAGCACAGGAATACAATGTCATGACATGTTGAATACTACATGATTGTAGGAAAGTTCGTTTGTGACGGAAGATATATTATTCTTCACATACGGCTGGAGTAAAAATATATATGAAAGAAGTATAAATTGTTAGAATTAATGGGCTTGAATAAATGGCAATAGGTGCTGCAAATCATTTAGTCCCATGCCACTAGTTATCTTTGAGAAAAATTCCACTGGTGGAGGTGGTGTGAGACCACTTTATATAGTGGGTTCTTCCAACTACACTTACTGATTGGTATGAGGAGAGAATGAGAACACCATATGCGTGCTAGCTTGGCCAGGGTCAAGGGCGCATACGTGTGACATGCGACATGTGCGTGAATGGTCTACCAAAATCCGGTCCATGGCTTTGCAGGTGCGTGACTTTCTTttgacattttatattttagtttcTTGACCATTTAGTTTTGGAAACCTAACCGGTTTGGATCGTGACACGAGACCGCGTGAGTTCTCCTACATATACAACTTATTGGTCACTACCAAATGCACAAAGAATAAGTTAGGGTTTTGCCTCTGCTCTCTACCTGTGTCGCCACTGTAGTCTACTCCATCCCGAATGCTGCCATACATCGGTGAGCACGAGAGCAGGCCTGAAGATCCTCTCGTCCTTGTGATCATGCATCGGGGGAGGGCagattaggtttttgggaagcgttcCATGCGACTAATCGCATTCGTCAACACGAGTAGTTTTCCTTTCAAGTCTAGGGGCGTCGCATACCGTTGTCTCCGCTACGTCTGTTTTGGCCGGTCTCCACAAACGTTGTCATGAACAACATCACCTCTGTGGTAGCCGTGACTACTTCACCTACAAACGATTAGTACGTGCATCATGATATTATCCAATCTATAATTATGGTTGTTGCTGCATGTGCTGTGTTGCTGTTTATGTTGCACTGTTCATTTAGTTTGCTAGAGATATGCATGCTAATAATTGTTTTACTCATGAATTATTTACAGGAGAGCAAATTAACATATGGAACGACTCTTGGGTTTCAGGAGTCCCAATAGTAAAATCATTACTGAAAAGGGGAGGTACACATCTCCCAAAGGTAAATGAGTTGATTGACCCTGCTTCGGGTACTTGGGACGGGCAACTTCCCAACACAAATGAATCATATCATAGGAAAAAAATAATCAAGGATagcaatcctacaaatcaaacaacgTGGGAAAGTTTCTCAAGGCTAGATTTTTCCAAAACCCCTTTGGGAATCCTTCGAACCAAGGAGAGCCCTTGACCTTTTGATTGAACTGAGCACTGATGTTAAATCCCCTATTGGATGAGGCTAAAGCAGAAGGGGAGTGAGTAAAGGAGGCGGTATATGCGTACAATAGCTGTAGGTAAGGGCGGACTCAATTTTCTCTTGGAAAAACAAGGGACTGCCACTGCCCACTGGATATCTCTCCGGCGATTAAGCAGCAAATTAAACTCGTATTAGTTCTCCCCCACGCGACGCAAGCAGCAAAGGAATCCACAGCAAACTGGATGCATGGGGAGCAGTGAAACAAATACTGCAGTATGCTTGATTAGAGCAGCCAGCGAAACGACCAGTGTGAGAGAAAAAAATTGATGGAAGAAGTTAGATTTGCTCACCGATGGCTCGATCGCAGGGCATGTATCCGATCCGGATAGGATGTGCCAGTCCGGTAGAGCAGATGGGTCGAGGTCGGAGAAGACTAGAAGAGGAGGCTTGGAGCCTTGGACGGTGGTAGCGGATAGGGTTGGGTCGTTGTCACAGCCTAGtggaagaagaacaaggaaatttgGAAGTGTCGACAGCACATAATAGctgacaccttccctatcaatgcatACATACAGACACGACCACGTGGCCTATGTGTTGTAATAGTGCTACCTCCGTCCTGATTCATTAGTCCCCttagtattttgtgccaaattttaacCATGAATTTAGTTATGCATGTCACATAAGAATAGTTTTATTGTAAACTAGTATGTTCTAATACGAATCCAACGGTATCATTTTTTATGacttgcattaacattttgttagttaaacttATGATCAAATTCTGACACAAAATACAAAGAGAACTAATAAACCTGGACGGAGGTAGTAATAAGCTATCTCAAAAGACCAAATGGATACAGACACGGTGTCTTGTTGTCAACGTTATTACTCCGTACAATATACTACGTATCTGTCTGGATATACGCCGGCCAAATCGCTAGGTACTTGCGTGCGAAGCCCAACCGACGCATCATGATGCTGCCCTACTCCTCGGCCGGCCTCTGTATATATGTATGTCGAGCGACGAATCAACCACGATCAACACTAGGGCCAGGGTTGATTTACACAACAGCTCTTCTTTTTTCATGGTGAAATCCATAAGCGGGGAAAGCACCCCAGGAAAATTAGGTCTTAGGTGACTTCACTTTTCTGGAATATTAGGGATATAATTAAAGATAAAGTGCAGGATTTTGAATGTAGAGTCTGCCTTCATTTTTGAGTTGTGTCAGTTATTTGTGCATTGTGACACCCTCATTATGACTGGCCAAATGAAGCATGGTTTGTACGTCAAAAGAAGAAGGTGACATAGCATTCATAATTTCTAGGTCTAGAACGATGCCTTACTTAGTAAATGATTGTTCAAATTACTTATTAAGGATGGTGTTTGACAAAACCTGTTACGCAATAAGCATCTAGGCCAAAAAACAATGCCTCTGGTCTATTGAAAATCCGGCGACTCACACTTTGGAATTGGTGTAATGGTGGCAAAGAAACACCTTTGCCGCTTTGGACCCTTCACGATAAAAGAAGGATAAAAAATTGGTTTCTAGGAGGACAAGTGGCTAGGCAATACCAGCCTTCAAGAATAATATCCAACTTTGTACTGTATTGTCGCAATAAGAATGATACTCTTGCGCATGTGCTCAACTCATTCGTGCCATATATTTCTTTCAGGCGAGATTTGGTTGACCCCTGTCTTATGTCATGGCAAAAAAAATAACCCGGTTGAATTTGATTAGCATGACATAAGGTCGAAATGTGTAATGTTGGAATCTAACTACATCTGGGTCCTTCTCAGTCAATTATATGTATTGTGTGCTTACGTATTCAGATGTCCCAGTGGATAAAAAGAAAATTTGAAAGTGGAAGATTCCACTAAAAGTTCATATCTTCATGTGTTGTCCTCGGAGGAGGGTTGTGCTAACCAAAGACAGCCTCGCCCATCACACCTCATTTTTCAGTGCAAGTTTGCATGTGGTCAATTATCCAAATAGCGTCTAATTTGTATACCCCCACAAGTTTTGCCAATATTTTTGATCATTGGTTGGACGGTATTCCAAGTAGGTTTAGAAagctaataagggtgggagcgtatgcctCATTATGGCCGCTTTGACTATgttgaaatgatttggtttttaatgtCAAAGTCTCTTATCCTTTGCTGACTTTTTCCTGATGTACGGGCTCACTTCGTACTTGATATATCTACACCAAAGAGTACCAACCGTTATTTAAGGCGGTGTGCATGCGATGGAGCTGGTGTCCAAGGAGGATTTTACCCAAGCATGGGTGCAGCATAATCTCCGGATCGATCCATCGCCTCCTTCAACGCATGCATAGTATCCACACCTCCTTCGACATAGGTACAGTGCCGGTCCTATATGACTACTGTTGTCGATATGTCAGTTTTTTATATTGTTTTGTCAGATTGTTGATGTTTAATTATGTGCATCTTACTTATGCAGATTTCATCATGCTTTGTATCTGTGTGATTctacattttgagttaataaaagcgccctttatcAGAGAAAAAAGTTGGTGGAGATTTCAATTTGAATGGGACTCAAGAGGATAAGAGTAATACCAATGTGGAACTTAGATGGTGTGGAAGGTTCAATATTTGGGTTGAATTCTTGTCTCTAAGGAAGATCAACCTGTGTGTATGCAGTTTCCTTGGCTAACAACCAGGAAAAATTAGTTATGTCCAAGATATATATAATGCTGTATCCTTGGTCTTGCCCAAGCCACTTTGCACTTCTTATCATTTCGCCCTTCCGTCACGGTTCCGTTCAGTTAGTGCCGTTTGACTGTGTGTTGAACGTCTGTGAACTTTTCGTTGGACCATTTTGGCCCTGCTTCTTCACTCTCTAGTGAGACACTGCCAAGTGGGACCCATCACTCAGAAAATCCATCCCTCTCTCATCTCACTACCATGTGGACCCACAACGAACCAAACCAAATAACCAAtgacattgccatgttgtaaacacacatcaattttgcataacattttgaatggTTTTCTGAGTGATGGGTCCCACTTGGCAGTGTCTCACTAAAGAGTGAAGAAGCAGGGCCAAAAGTGGTTTTGGCAGAATCGAGTGTTTTTGGAAACTAGTGACAAAACTGCCAAGTGGGACTCAACTAGGGGCATAGAATTAGTTATCCCTTAAATTAAAGGTTGGGGGTGctaatatagtactccctctgttcctaaatatttgtctttctagagatttcaacaagtgactacatatgaagcaaaatgagtgaatctacactctaaaatatgtctatatacatccatatgtggtagtccatttgaaatctctaaaaaagacaaatatttaggaacgaagggagtagctagTACCAAAAATTGTAGGTGTATCAATAGTCAGTACTAATCTGGTTGTAAGTATGCACATATGCGAAAGTCCCGAGAATTTGGTTTAATCGTAGGGTTATGATCCCTAAAAATGTTGTAATAAAATTGAAGAATTTGAGATGTCGTGTGAAGAATTGAAGCTTGAAGTATGGCATTCCTATGTTACACTattaggaaaaaccttatacacagaggattatcagtagcgcgggctgaaagccaacgctactgctacttacccgTAGCGCGGGATAACAAACGGCGCTGCCGCTATGTGTCTAGCAGTAGTGTGTATACAGAGAAATGTGCTACTATTATTATTCCCACACCTGTTGCTGCTAGGCTAGGCATAGTAGTAGCGTTCTTCGCGAAACGCATTGCCACTATGGAGTTTAGCACTAGCGCTTTTCCCTAACACGCGTTGCTGCTAAACCCACCCCATCTCTCCATCGTCTGCCCCTCACTCTCCCCTCTCCACTCCACTCTCACTCTCCCCCACACCCCGTCGTTCGCCGTCGCCGACGTTCGGCCCTCCTCGACGGTCgtcgcccgccgtcgccgccgctcctgctcctcctccacccctcctccttccacctccctcccctcctccctcccctccctccttCCATCCCTCCTCCATACCTCCANNNNNNNNNNNNNNNNNNNNNNNNNNNNNNNNNNNNNNNNNNNNNNNNNNNNNNNNNNNNNNNNNNNNNNNNNNNNNNNNNNNNNNNNNNNNNNNNNNNNNNNNNNNNNNNNNNNNNNNNNNNNNNNNNNNNNNNNNNNNNNNNNNNNNNNNNNNNNNNNNNNNNNNNNNNNNNNN
This window harbors:
- the LOC119358433 gene encoding putative receptor-like protein kinase At4g00960; this encodes MPRYKLVVEVVGARGLMLKDSQGPLSARVQLRFDGHRLCTAIRENDLNPVWNERFYFDVSDPSTLDELCLEAYVYHVEKSTEGGTEGGDGSSSFLGGVQIACSTIADLSDVVISQYYKLETRTLQKHSLLRCVSGKLGLKLYLATSDSSVKASEPPPHRLMDNVICSFSAPLLQEDQSPTPHDIPLQYLKEITNNFSDERILGQGGYGVVYKGVQRNGEAIAVKKIVSFLMSSQKQFENEVYHLMMLKHRNIVRFVGYCYETKNECLEYKGKYVFAEMVEKLICLEYMPNGSLDKYISDESSGLNWSTRYKIIEGICYGLHHLHTEIDKPIIHRDLKPSNILLDDGMVPKITDFGLSRLFGQQTICTSSRDGTFGYMAPEFLHGGTMTPKSDIFSLGVLILEVITGHRDYPDVTRTPSDDFIELMVEKWRNVLQRSPGYGSLETCCKQIKKCLQVGLLCVNPDRTKRPPITNIISVLQESESIGCDISNEAALLVGQAYI